The Triticum aestivum cultivar Chinese Spring chromosome 6D, IWGSC CS RefSeq v2.1, whole genome shotgun sequence genomic sequence ggataataaacgtttatcatgaacaaggaaatataataataacctatttattattgcctctagggcatatttccaacataaggtGTATACACCGAGATGATCTTTGTTGGTTAGGTTAGATTTGACAACGATGTTTGTGTGGAACATCCCGTTCTTGAAGGTGTTGTACTTATACTCATGATGATATGATCTTCACTACATATTTGGGTTAGTTTTAGGATGACCAAATAAGGTGAATCCATGTTCTGGCCTTCAAATGTTGGTACCCTTATCAACATGGATCAGCGTACATATATTGCTACCTTTGTGAAGATGTTGTCTTGGTGGAGTTTAGTTGGGTTAAGTGATATGTTGTTCATTGAAGGAGCAACATTTTGTTGGGCTACCAGTGGCGGGTTCTCCAAATGTTAGCTAATGGTAGTTTTTTCTGCCACTTGTATGTGCCAAACAAAAAAAAAGTCACCCAACAGTGAAAAATGTAACCAAATTTGCGTCCATATTTAACCTTTTCAAGTGAAACCCTTCATTCATCATCATTATTTACATCTGGATGGTGGAAGTACATCCTCAATAGATGAATATGATGCTAGCTCATCAATTTATAAAGAAGACACGCCATAAAAAGAAAGGGGCAACAAAAGGGATAATAATTTAGTTCAACCCAGCTAGCAACCCAACAGGGTAGATCTAAAGGCCAATGCAACATGCATATTATCTGCATCAGTCAGGTTTCAGTTGAAGCTAAAAGTCCTTTGTTACATAGCCTGATTAGCAGGCCCTAAAATATGGACCAATGCAATAGAGGCATTGGCAATGCTCCGAGTAGTATATTGTGTTGCATCACCGCAAATGGATGATAATCTACACCAAACAAAAATAGTAGAGCTCGGAGCATTTCCAACAACTCCCTTTCCCAATAAATTATTGGCGACCAGTGATCACCAGTAAAACAACTAATCTTCCTCTATCCATTAGAGGGAGAGTTGCCCTTCTCCCAATACTACAACGTCAGTGCACCACGCACTGGACCACCACACTGTCGCCGCCGCACACCGCTGGTCGTACATCACCTCCAGCGTCGTGTATTCCTGTATGTCAGGTTGACAAGTGGGCCCGTATGTTAGGTTGGTTATTGGAGAAGATTTATTATGGATTTGCTAGAGCATTCATCCCCAGTAATCAGAAAGTTGTTAATGGGGAGTCCCAATAAGTTGTTGTTGGCACACTGTTTTGGTGAGTTGTTGGAGATGCTTGCAAGGCTGTATAAAAGTCTGTTGTAAAAATGGTTACTGATTACACCTTTCACTACATCATCGGAAAAGTAAAGGAACACACAAAGATTGCATTGACAAATCCAAGATGTGAGAAATATAAACTCTTGGCTACCTATTGATAAGGAATCCTGTTTTGAGGTATGACAAACATTTGTTAAAATAGAAGCTTATAATTCCACAAAAATGGAAATTATCAATTTGTTCGGCCTGATCAAGGCAGTTGATAGGTTTCATAAAAAGCATGCCAAGAAAAGTACATATATTGTACTGGAACAATCTTGTACTACAAATAAATATGCGGTGGTAAACGAAGAGGATAAGAAAATAATTGCACCTTGTTCTTCCAGTTTTGTTGGGCGTtattaatttttttataaaaatatctTCCTATATGAGAAAAATGAGCAATTCTCTTACTCTTCATTGCCACATTCAATTAATACATGATACACAACACGATTAAGAACACAATGAATACCTAATTATCCACGAAGAGCTATTGGTCAAACCATCACATCACTAAATATGGGCCGAAAATTGTAAAAAGCAACTAAGAAAGAACTAAACAACTGCTATGGTGAAATGGTGTTTAGAATTGGCAAATAATTCAATATGCTGGAGAAGGGTCAGGTTGGAGATGAAGAGATAAACTAATCGGTGGTGAGAAACTTAGGAGATAGTATAGTGCTCGGAGAAGATGATGCAACCGCATCACCACAGTCCGTGCTCCGGATTTTCTTctctttacaaaaacaaaataaaaaatgatgACATGGCTTCACCATATTGCAGAAAAATTCAATAGTGGGAGGCAACTATTTAGAGTAGAGGATTCGATGTTGTAGATATTCGCACATTCTTCTAAAACTTGTCAAATATAAATAAGTTTGGCTTAGGATAAAGCTAGAACTTTCAACATTTTGTAACAGTGGGATTATTTTTCCTAGTAATCTGTGATTCAAACAACCGTGTAGTTACCAAAACAACAACGAAAAGTGTAACGctcacacgtgtgggcattagccaactcacccacacgcctccatcaccgtccagtaatttctgcacgaatcttggcacgaattagctgattttgtatgccacgtaggacaactcgcgtgtgtggtgtgtgagagaggttgcccacacatccgttttaccacacggaggggccggtgtgtgggcgtttaacagttcgcccacacaccagttttcagtcatgcacaagggctggtgtgtgggcgtttgccatctcgcccacacgcccgcctcctctcccacacccaagctgccagttgccatgcgttttgcagtgtacatggcaactgccctagtgtgattgcaagcagatggcaactctctttttttttacccgaacatgtcagttgccatatgttttgcatggtacatggcaaactgccctcgcgtgcacgtaagcagatgacaactctttctttttaaatggcaactgccctagcgtgcttgtgagcacatggcaactctctcttttacccaaacatgttttttgccatgcttttttttgtagcgctacatgagtgttagtaggtggcaactcctaaagttttgaaatcatgacaactgcagtagaccagaccacacatggcaacaactgtagttgtccaaaaaatggcaatctggaacttagacctgagatggcaactgcagttgagcaaacatgacaactgtagttgtccgacatggcaaccgtagtttagtgacatggcaactgcacttaaacgaacatggacgagggtccggcccatggcaactgcggggcgcGCGGTAAAGTGTCACGTGGGGCGTGCGAGACCACGAgatacgaggcctgacgtaccgggcgtgtggacgttatctatttcgcccacacgcacgcatgTAAGAGGGACCGGGAGAGAAAAAAAGAGGCgtgtgggcgctagttgttttgcccacacacatACGTGTGGGCTGGTCCTTTTAGACACCACACAGAACGTGTGGGCAGAttccttaacgcccacacgtgtagcAGTTATCGGCGTCCAACAACAAATGCTACCGAAACACATGACAGTTTTAGTTCCTTGTTACAACCAAAGGTATTGACTCTATAAAACTCGGTAATACCGCAAGTCAGGTGTACAAGAACGCTGCTTCAGTCTCCAATCTTACAGATATCGTAGACCTTCTTGCCTACTTTACACACTATACGACTGAAATTGCATCTCAGATTACAGTTTTTAGATGAGATGATGCTGTTCTCAAATTTTTCAATCTCCTTAGTTGCTTGCTTCAATTTGGAGCTAACATCACCCAATGCCCACGCCAGTGATATGTGTGGCCGAGGATTCTGCAAAATGACAATACCAGTTAAAACGTCTTTCCAAATTTGGTGACGAAAACCGAGATGCTTTTTTTACAGTCGTAATAATCTGACCTCAGTtactaattactccctccgttcctaaatatttgtctttatagagatttcaacaagtgactacatacggagcaaaataagtgaatctacactctaaaatatgtctatatacatccgtatgtggtagtccatttgaaatctctaaaaagtcaaatatttaggaacggagggagtacttatgtaCCAATGTTGTCAACTGAAACTCATCCCTTTTGTTTCCAAGTAGGGCGTTTGATTTATTAGTTTCGGGAGGCAAAGTTATGTTATCCATGGCATGTTGTGACATCAGCCGTAAACTAGAAGTGTCATACCATCTGGTTATCATCCAGAAACAGAACATAATTCAACGACATAGTACCTTGTAAAACTCAGGGAGACCGTGCAATCGATATACTTCATCAACCATATGTATTTGTTTACTTATCTGCAAAACAAAGTACACACAGACCTCATTATAGTAAATACTTCAGATCGGTGAACTGCAGTGAGTTCTTTATCATACAATGTTGATAAGAAACTCAAAATGAGTTGGCCATAGGACCAAAATAAATAAATGCAAATTGACAATCGTGTGATGCGTATAGACAACAAGTGAAGACAGACACTACCACATACCTCTGGTAACCCAGTTCTTGTAACCTCTAGCGAAAGAAATGATCGTGTAGAATCATCATTGACAAAATGCTCCCATTTGTTGAACTCCATCCAATACCTGCTTTATGCAAATACAAATGCATTTACATAAGTGCAAATCATGACACATACAAGTACATGCATAACTGGCCACACACATTCCTCTACAGAAGTTCACATGATTTGATACACCAGAGGGAGCAAAACATTGTCAGCTCAGCAATAAAGTTTTGAGAGATGGCTAACCGCTGTTGTGATTGAAACTTCTGACGAAGCATTGCGACGAGGGAGTCAATTTGATGCACCTGAATTCCAACAGTTCTTCCTAAGCTTACATGGAACTCCCTGCCCAGAAGCACTTTCTCAAGTTTTTGCTCATCTTTACACAATTCCGAAAGTGCATAATCTGCATCTACAGCATAGAGATCTGGCACAAGTGATGCAGCTCTTCTCATAACGAGGGTCAGCTGTTTTCTTGCGTTGAAAGGAATGACAACTGCATATGAGATAGCTACACATAAGTCATAACAGCGAAGAAGCTTCTGGATGTAAATTTTGCATGCCTAACAGTGAGAAACGAGTCTCAGTTTTGTGTTGCAAGGTCGCTTCATATATTGGTATTAAAACTGAAAGGATAAGATTAGTTCAGAGACCAAGTGTGCGAGCAGCAGCATCTGGAGCCCAATGTTACAGATGGATCTATGAATGCATGCCTGATCAATACTTGTAGATAGATATTATGTTAATAGCCAAAAGAAACAGACCAGGGATGTAGACATGCAGCGCATAGTTGCCTTCCACATGGGGGAAACTCCGGATGCGACTCCCCTGTGCAATTGTTGAGTAATCTGCAGCAGATATTGTTCCAAAACGTGAGCAATCACCACAGACCCCCAAAACGACCGGGATAGATTCAAGAAGGCCAAACCTACGAAATTTGGGGGCTGCAGAAggtcgaggggaggaggaggaagcagcACCGAAGCTTCCTGTGGCTCCGGAGCACCACCGGCAACCGTCGCCGGCTCATTGTCATCATCAGAGTCGGATCCGTAGTTAGCCATGAGTGCATCCATCGATGGGAGGCTGCAAAGTTGGATAACTGTTCGGTTATTAGAAACACAATTTCTGTATGCAATTTGTATCAAGGGGCAGTACGATTGCAATTTCCATGAACTATTCCTACAGAGCAACCTGACCGAACCCGTTTCTCTGTCACCCCTGTTCGGCTTTATTCGGTTGACAGGGGTTTAATCCCCTACCTAGGGAGTTCAGTCCCTGCAGGGATTGGGTGAAACCCCTCCCTCCACTCAATCCCCACTAATCATCACAGTCTCCCTCCCTCCCTATCAACCGCAGTTCGGTTTATTTTGGGGTTTCAAGCATCAAGCAGAGGAGAAAATATGGGCACAAGTCACAACACATACTAATAAGACTTGCCAGTTACAACTTATACAAAGCCGGCATTTCatattcaaaataaaaaaatatttagaAAAGGAATATCTTCATGTGCAGCAATCCATCTCTGAGGTACCAAGAGGAAGCATACAGCTACAACAAGGTCTCTCTGATGCACAATGACAATGACAAGAAATTTTCAAGAGAAGACACTAAGACACTGACAAGAAATAAGTTGTGCTATGTTATCAAGACGCCGGCCTGTATATTAAGAACTCTCGGACAATCAAACCTGGATCACTAAACACAGAATTTATGTTGTACCTTGCAGAGCTTAAAAACACTTAAAGATCCAAGAGAATAAATAAATGCATTTCAAACTGAACTTTTTGTATCAGTTAGGTATCCATCATGTGTGCATAAAAATGGAACTTTTCATCCATCATATGATCATAGATTTGAAGACAGATACTTTTCTATCTCGAAGGCAAGATACTAGTCAAGGTCCAAGATCACAAAATGCTTATACAGTGCCACTTGTTAGCCAACTCACCAAAAACATTGCTAGCCAGTCATTCTAGTTCAAAGTAATAAAATGCACCAGATGAGAAAACCATTCTGCCAAAAATGATCATGACATAGTTTTTCTTTGTGAGGTGGATTATGCCCAGAGCTATATCCAACATCAGTAGTTGAAGGCGATCCAAGTTCATGCAACAGTGCCCAGGAACTCAGATCAAGTCTTGACAGAAACTATTAAGAACATCCAGATGACAGGCCACCAACGGTCCATTCGAATGTCTCGAGTTCCAGATAATAATTAACCTGCCGCTACCATTTCTACAAGCCTATATTATGGTGTTGGTCGGTTGATGGAGATATTTGAAGTTTTGAACGCATGATGCTAATGGCAAAACAGAATGCAGGAAGCACCCAAATATGCTACAAATATTATTACTTCTTTTGCATAAATACCGAATAATGGGCAATACTACTTGACTGACCAGAAACCAGCAACCAGAATTGCATCTGGTAGTGTTCACCTGGGGAGGTGGACCGAGCTCTTGACTCAAGGACAGTAATTAGAGTACTAAGACTAGGTGTCTGAAGCAAGATAGTTTCAGCTAGGTTCTGAAACAATTTTCAGTTTCCACACTAACTGTTGGCAACGGCGTAGCCAGGATTAGCTGACTCCCCGGGCAAAAAAAGGCTAAAAAAACACCCCCAAAAATCAACCCTAGTTTTATACATGCATATCAAAAGTCAAGCTCCTCTCAAAGAACAAAAATTACTAAAATCAAATTGAAACAGAAATTACCCAAAGGCTTTCTACATTGAACTAACAAACTCTAAACCTCAGGAGCTAATCATCGATGATATTGAACAGTTGAATGAATCTATTAAAAGGAAAAATCATTCAAGTCAGCAAGGCATCAGGTAGTGTAAGTGGAAATTAGGATCTGGGAAGGGTCAGGCGGGCTGAGGGGGAGTACCGTGCGGAGGCAGCGGAACGGAAGGACAGAGGGGCGGGCGGTGATCCTCCTGGACGGGAAGCGGCGCACCCTCCTGGAGACGAACGGGCGAACGCGGGCGAGTGGCGGCGTGGGGTCGCCGGACGAGCGGCGGCGTTGATGCGCGGCCTCTTGGACGGCGGCAGCAGGGAAGGGGTTCGTctactgtttttattttattttttagaggGGGCTGTTTTCGTCTACTGTTTTTTTAGGGTAGTCTACTGGGTAGTTCGTCCGCTCGGTCCGGGGGGGAACAAGCAAACGCGCACCACGCACACTTCGGGCCAGCCCATCGCTGGCGCAGGTGCCCCTGTTTTctcatttttccttttttgttttttatttgctTTTTATAAAGAAAAGCTTCCAATCAACTGGCCGATCTTTCTCGCTGCATCTATCACTCGCGTGGCCATAAGATCGCGACCCATTGGTCCACTAGATCGTGAGGCGCGCGTGACTCACATGAAGACTTGATGCACGTGCTTGGGCCCTACTACCTGGACCAACCCTATTCATTGAAAATAAACCCCGCAACATCAGTAATGTTGCAAAACTTTGCTCCCACAACATTACCTACGTTGCATGAATGTGAAGgcaaaaaaaatctgcaacattaCATTTGGTGCATAAAGTGAAGACAATTTTTTTCTGCAACATCATCACAGTTGCAAAGTTTTGTGCAACAATACCATTGTTGCAAAAGTTACATCACGTCTCCACACAAAGTCTCCGTTTCAGCAACAATCAACTTGTTGCAATTCGTGAAGTCACACGATAACGCTTCAGAGTGGTATGCAACAAAGTCGTTGTTGCAGAGGGATGAGCGTAACAACTAGCTTGTTGTAATTTATGACGCTCACGTGGGGAGATCTAACGGTGTGGAAGGTGGTCGATCTTTCCCGAACTTCAACCGGCGAACGCGTAGCACGGCCCAGCTTGTTTTTGCAACACCGCACTTGTTGCAGAAGGGAGGTGGGGAACGTGGGTGGTACATTGGACGGCCAGCAGCGCGTCCATCCAACGGCCAGCCAGGCAGCAGATGTTTTTAACTATATAAAAAATTCGGCTTTCAAAAATTtctgaatttaaaaaaatgttcaccaatttgAATTTTCGCAAAATCAGAGTTCTCCCTCCTTTTCGACAAAAAGAAAATGTTCATAATTcttaaaatattcatgattttggaAAATGTTCGCGAATTTGAAAAAATGCTTTGTAAATTCAAAACAATGTTCACCAActcaaaaaatgttcccaaattcgaaaaatgttcataaaattcaTAAAAGCTTTgtacattcaaaaaatgttcacaacttTTAATTAATATTCAtgactttaaaaaatgttcgcaaaaatcaaaaaatgttcatgaagttCAAAAACTGTTCTTGAGTTTGAACAATGTTCActaatcaaaaaatgttcacgaattaaaAAAGGTCATgaacttcaaaaaatgttcgtgagtttgaaaatgttcctgaatttaatttttttttgatgAATTCAGTAATCTTTGCGAGTTTGaagaaaatgttcatggatttaaaaaaatgatcatgaattcaaataattccacaaattcaaaaaaaatcacgagtttgaaaaaaatgttcacaaatttcaataaatgttctcaaattcaaaaggtgttcacaaatttaaaatagTGTTCATGAATTCGAATTGTTTGTGATTTTCAACAAAATCATGCCTTAAAAAATAGTTCGTA encodes the following:
- the LOC123141590 gene encoding U6 snRNA phosphodiesterase, whose amino-acid sequence is MDALMANYGSDSDDDNEPATVAGGAPEPQEASVLLPPPPLDLLQPPNFVDYSTIAQGSRIRSFPHVEGNYALHVYIPVVIPFNARKQLTLVMRRAASLVPDLYAVDADYALSELCKDEQKLEKVLLGREFHVSLGRTVGIQVHQIDSLVAMLRQKFQSQQRYWMEFNKWEHFVNDDSTRSFLSLEVTRTGLPEISKQIHMVDEVYRLHGLPEFYKNPRPHISLAWALGDVSSKLKQATKEIEKFENSIISSKNCNLRCNFSRIVCKVGKKVYDICKIGD